The genomic stretch GCCCCGCACAGTTCCGGCTCTGTAATGTAGCTGTATTTCTCGGATGCTCTGCACTTTATTACTGAATCTAGTGAATCATAGTACTACCCCAATAGACATACATACTTGTAACACACATCAATCCGAGGATGAGATATTAGTCAGCTTGTGCTTACCTGCAGCTTACCCGAAACTATCGACTTGAACGCACGGAGTTTATAACTTTAAAGGACGAAGGAATTGCATTGAGATGCGGCTTTTTTCTGCCAAGCGCCTCATCTTATATAAAGAAGTTCCCGTCGCATGTGAATCTAATACATCTTCTTAGATCCAGACTTTTACTAGTAAAGTCGTGCCTCATTCTCTCAACGTCTGACGCCTTTTGCAAAACGCATCCGCCATGGGTTCAACCACTCCTCAAGTGCAAATCATAGACAAGTCGGATCATACAAAACAGTATGTCGTCACCCTCAATGATGCGTACCCGCTGCCCTCTTTAGAAAAGGGCAACATTCGCATCCGCAGCCGTATCATCTCTGTCACTACCAACACATTTACCTATGCCCGGCTGGGCCATGTCCTGGGCTGGTGGAATGTCTGGCCCGCGATCCCATCATTACCAGCGCCCTACGATGACTCCTCCAAGTACGGTCGCATCTCGGCTTGGGGCTACTGTGAGGTAACTGAGAGCCAAAACGACAAGATTCCTGTTGGAACCCAACTATTCGGCTACCTCCCCATTGGAGACTACCCAGAGATCCTCCAGgtggttgttgatgacgagaCTGGTCATATTCTGGAGACTACAGAACGGAGAGCCGGACTTATGCATATATATAACCGATACCTGCCGTCTCCCCCAGGGGTGGACCCGTTATCAGCAGATACTCGGTCATCTGCGGCCTGGGATGCGGTTGCGCGGCCTCTGGCCGAGACCAGCTACCTGCTGAACCGCCATGCTTTTGGCTGGGACAAGACAAAGCTCGTTCATCCATCGGGTGCTCCAGTGCCATGGACTTCAGACGATGCATCTCTGGCAGACGCCGTGGTGGTGCTTTTCGGGGCATCTGGCAAAACTGCACTTGGCCTCGCCCACCAGCTCCGCCGAGCAAGGCCTGCTGAACACCAGCCTCGCAAGGTTGTGGCCGTTGGATCGGCCAAATCACGAGACTTCACCGAGGGGACTGGCCTCTTTAGCGACGTGTTGCTGTACGAGGATGTTTCTGGCGGAACCAGTGCCAGCGTTGTCGCCAAGCTGGGGATCGACGCCAACACCAAGGTGCTGCTCGCCAACTTTGGTGGGCGAGGCACAGCTGATCAAGAGCTGCACGCTGCCGTGACTCGCGTGTCTAAGAACGTAGTCACTCTCATGGTGGGCGGCGATCCGACGGGTAATGGGTCGGGATTTGGCAGCATGCCGAGCGGTAGCGTTGTATGCAGTGCTTCTCACCTGCGAGATGCCGCCTTGAAGCTGGATGGAGCGACGGCGTACTTTGAGAATTCAGCGCGCGAATGGAGTCGATTCAAGGAGGACGTGGCGGCCAAAGCAATGAAACTGCAATGGGGCAAAGGATTACAGGAGTATTCACAAGGCTGGGACGCGCTGTGCAGTGGGAGCGTCGACCCAACTCTCGGTTTAGTGTATGAGATTTAGGCCTGGATGGTTGATCGCGGGCAATAAGGTCCATAAGGTGCATCCTTGTAAGCTTACCCGAAGATACAGCCCACTAAAATTGAAGCACAGAACTATGTCTTTGTACTGGATTGCGGCGTAAACTACGCTTAACAGAGATGTTCATGGTGAAGGATTGGGGAGTAACAGAAGCAGTATAAGCGTTGAAGGCCTGTATCGTGCTAGATATCACCGAGCTCGAAGAGTCAAAATGGCGATAACACGACACGTGCTGTTGAGTCTTTGAGAGTCTATAAACTAGTCATGATAGCCGCCGTGGATGATCTTAACCCGCAGGCGAGGACGAAGTGCTCCGTCACGGGTGGGGCAGCAAATAGGGACCCAAAATGAACACATGCGAAAACGAACCAGTTGTAGCAAAAGGAGAAGTAAAAGCTGCTTATTCCAGAGTATCCGACAACTCTTATAACATATCAACAGTTCGCCTAAGGGAGCTGTGCGTTTATGGTTATATTCTTCTTACAATTTTGTCCCCTGCGTGTCTATGTACGTGTTGAGCAAGGGTGGCATGCGAGGTGATTGTCGAAACTTCTCCCCTCAGTGCATCGCCCACTTCTAAAATTTCCACATTACATTTTTAGTTGTGATTTGCAACTCTCCGCTTTCGCAAGTACTAGTAGTCTTGTGCTTGTAGAATACCTCGCTGATGCACGACGCATAGTCTTGACACAGGTTATGCGACCATCTTCAAGTCAGCAACAAAATGTTACAGGATGTGATAAAGTGAAACCGTGAGAAGCACGTCTTAACCACGAGCGGCTTGCCTAGTTGAGTGCAACAACAGGCAGGGGAGGAACGCCAAGCTTAAATTGTCAAAAGCTAAAATAGCGAGCTAAGAACTCATACATGGGGTTCGCAGAATAAATAAGCAGCATCCATGTCAACTCTGTGCCTAGCTTGTCCGCCTTGCTTATGAACGGCAAATGCCGCCCTTGGCCCTGAAGGGCAAGAGAACGTCCCGAGTAGTCCAACTGAAAACCTCATAGTTCAGTCATAAACGGATCTAGTGTGGTATTGATAACTTGCCAAGGCCTATTTCAGTAGCGGATAGTAGACATAGTATCCGCATGAAGCACAGCAGCTAAATGTTGGGGTCTATTATAAGCAGCGAACCACCCCCAGCCCGTATGGGGTCTGGTGAACTGTCATCTATTGGGTATTTAGCCGCCGATCGTAAACCTCGCGCCTCACTCTGCAGCCTTACAATTGGTGCTTGCAGGGAATCCTGAATCCTTCAGTAACCCCTTTCTGCCGCATTTCTGCCTATCCTTGGTTGTCAACCAGGCCATGGCAATTCTCAGCGAGCTGTGGTGGATTCCGCGGTTGAGGGAGCCGCAAACGGGCTGATTTCGCCTACGCGAGTCTCCCTCTAGCAAAGCTCCCAGCCCAACACAAAGATTTACCTCGGGTGCAGTTCTatccttcttttctattCTGTCTTCTTTGCCCTTTGTCTTCAATCTACCAACGACGAGTTGCTTCCGTCACCTCGGGCTCCCATGAGCACGCTACCCAGTTATGAGTCTGCGGGGCCGGGGGCGCCCTCAGAAGGTGGTTATTCAGCATTGGAGGTCTCCTCCCACAGACTCAGTGGCACCACCGCGCCCGAGGTATACAGCGCCTACGATGGCTTGGAGGTAGTGAACGGCGACATGATCGATGCGAgcaacaagatcaaggtcGATACAGAAGCAGCCGTTGAAGAGCCGTTACCACAAAGGAGTAcgggaaaaaagaagttgtGGATCATTGTTGGAGCCGTTGTTctcgtggtggtggtggtggccgccGTGGTCGGTGGCGTTGTGGGATCGCGACATCACAACAGTACAACCACAGCCTCAACTTCATCAGatccttcttcaacttcttcttcgacctcttcttcaacgcctTCTCCAAAGCCTTCATCAACGCCTGCATCGACGTCGCCGAACGCTGCCTATTCCAGTTCAAGCATTGCAGTAACTGGCTGGTGGACAACCACGTCTAGC from Trichoderma atroviride chromosome 3, complete sequence encodes the following:
- a CDS encoding uncharacterized protein (EggNog:ENOG41), whose protein sequence is MGSTTPQVQIIDKSDHTKQYVVTLNDAYPLPSLEKGNIRIRSRIISVTTNTFTYARLGHVLGWWNVWPAIPSLPAPYDDSSKYGRISAWGYCEVTESQNDKIPVGTQLFGYLPIGDYPEILQVVVDDETGHILETTERRAGLMHIYNRYLPSPPGVDPLSADTRSSAAWDAVARPLAETSYLLNRHAFGWDKTKLVHPSGAPVPWTSDDASLADAVVVLFGASGKTALGLAHQLRRARPAEHQPRKVVAVGSAKSRDFTEGTGLFSDVLLYEDVSGGTSASVVAKLGIDANTKVLLANFGGRGTADQELHAAVTRVSKNVVTLMVGGDPTGNGSGFGSMPSGSVVCSASHLRDAALKLDGATAYFENSAREWSRFKEDVAAKAMKLQWGKGLQEYSQGWDALCSGSVDPTLGLVYEI